From Sediminibacterium sp. TEGAF015, a single genomic window includes:
- a CDS encoding S1C family serine protease, which produces MNWKNGLLIVGISATTALASVWGYGKFIENQQAGIQEQGKLPVNYAGFFGGTNNAASAAVDFTAAATTGTPAVVHIKTRTKAKQISSSQRQRNPFMDMFGDDFGDFFGGPRIQPEQRASGSGVIITDDGYIVTNNHVIDGADEINVTLANKKSYKATLIGQDPNSDLAVIKIEGKSLPYIVYGNSDEAKLGQWVLAIGYPFSLDVTVTAGIISAKARSIDINGRQGANPIESFIQTDAAVNPGNSGGALINTNGELIGINSAIASPTGSYAGYSYAIPVNMVKKIVTDIVKFGTVQRAFIGISYPKENLTDEAKRELEKELGTAYKEGEGVYITDTPEGGAAASAGLKKGDIITKIQGVTITSGPELQEQVARYKPGDKVTVQYKRGGKENTVTITLKNKAGNTDIVRSSSVIEKLGGELVNLDKKVATANDVPGGVLVKKVGSGLLSKSRMEDGFVITGINGKEIVNLDELKIALGNIKSGTIRIDGFYPGFEGRYTYPLQITEE; this is translated from the coding sequence ATGAATTGGAAAAATGGTTTACTGATCGTTGGCATTAGCGCCACTACCGCCCTTGCAAGTGTATGGGGCTACGGTAAATTTATTGAGAACCAGCAGGCCGGTATACAGGAACAAGGGAAACTACCCGTTAATTATGCTGGATTTTTTGGAGGTACCAATAATGCAGCTTCTGCTGCTGTAGACTTTACGGCGGCTGCCACTACCGGGACTCCTGCCGTTGTGCATATTAAAACAAGAACCAAGGCCAAGCAAATAAGCAGTTCACAGCGTCAGCGTAACCCATTCATGGATATGTTTGGGGACGATTTCGGCGATTTCTTTGGCGGCCCCAGAATTCAACCGGAACAAAGAGCAAGTGGAAGCGGCGTAATTATAACAGATGATGGTTATATTGTTACCAACAACCATGTGATTGACGGGGCTGATGAAATTAATGTTACCCTTGCCAACAAAAAATCATACAAAGCCACTTTGATTGGTCAGGATCCGAACAGTGATCTGGCTGTGATAAAAATTGAAGGAAAATCACTTCCATATATTGTTTATGGCAATAGCGATGAAGCTAAATTAGGACAATGGGTACTTGCTATTGGCTATCCTTTTAGTCTGGATGTAACTGTAACCGCAGGTATCATCAGCGCAAAAGCAAGATCAATTGATATTAATGGAAGACAAGGCGCCAACCCTATTGAATCTTTTATTCAAACAGATGCTGCGGTAAATCCGGGAAATAGCGGCGGAGCCCTTATCAACACCAATGGTGAACTTATTGGTATTAATTCTGCCATTGCATCTCCTACTGGTTCTTATGCAGGGTATTCTTATGCAATTCCTGTGAACATGGTTAAGAAAATTGTAACCGACATAGTGAAATTTGGAACCGTTCAGAGAGCTTTTATTGGCATCAGTTATCCAAAAGAAAACTTAACAGATGAGGCGAAAAGAGAACTGGAAAAAGAATTAGGCACTGCTTATAAAGAAGGAGAAGGCGTATACATTACAGATACTCCTGAAGGTGGTGCTGCGGCAAGTGCAGGATTAAAAAAAGGAGATATCATTACCAAGATTCAGGGTGTAACTATTACAAGTGGACCTGAATTGCAGGAACAGGTTGCCCGTTATAAACCAGGTGACAAAGTAACTGTACAATACAAGCGCGGCGGCAAGGAGAATACCGTAACCATTACCCTAAAAAACAAAGCAGGAAATACGGATATTGTTAGAAGTAGCAGTGTTATTGAAAAGCTGGGAGGTGAATTAGTTAACCTTGACAAAAAGGTAGCTACAGCTAATGATGTTCCAGGTGGGGTATTGGTTAAGAAAGTGGGAAGTGGCTTATTAAGCAAGAGCCGTATGGAAGATGGTTTTGTTATCACCGGAATCAACGGCAAGGAAATTGTAAATCTTGACGAATTAAAGATTGCCCTGGGAAATATCAAATCTGGAACCATTCGCATAGATGGCTTCTATCCTGGATTTGAAGGTCGTTACACTTATCCCCTTCAGATAACAGAAGAATAA